In Rhipicephalus microplus isolate Deutch F79 chromosome 7, USDA_Rmic, whole genome shotgun sequence, one genomic interval encodes:
- the SCCRO3 gene encoding defective in cullin neddylation 1 domain containing SCCRO3, translating to MGNALCCCLGQDASTGDHPLKFLDPACSKGGATGVTNSQAAASATGPAYGAGASTTPTGGGGGLGSTVASTPATTPTGIAGFIANSAAATSESNVSISTAPAAPRTSIGERFMFYPRIQRDAGRRGTFEPRHSEARAAALFEKYRDPEEDAVLAEGIVQLCDDLGVRPEEFRVLLLAWKFGAQQMCRFTRDEFLGGCRALRADSVPAIQVRFPELLAEAREPARFRDLYRFTFRFGLESGQRTLPTDMAAQLWRLVFSQEPPAVLERWLAFLESHPEVRGITSDTWNMFLHFAETAGRDLSTYDDSEAWPSLFDDFVEYENDQTNQNVLHQVNKGGSDVKAE from the coding sequence ATGGGGAACGCGCTGTGCTGCTGCCTCGGCCAGGACGCATCTACTGGTGACCACCCGCTGAAGTTTCTCGATCCCGCGTGCTCCAAGGGCGGAGCCACGGGTGTCACCAACAGCCAGGCCGCCGCCTCCGCCACGGGTCCCGCCTACGGGGCGGGTGCTTCCACGACCCccaccggtggcggcggtggcctTGGCTCTACGGTTGCCAGCACTCCGGCAACCACGCCGACCGGCATCGCCGGTTTCATCGCCAACTCGGCCGCGGCCACCTCGGAGTCCAACGTGTCTATCTCGACGGCTCCAGCGGCACCACGAACCAGCATTGGTGAACGGTTTATGTTCTACCCCCGCATCCAGCGTGACGCTGGACGCCGGGGAACTTTCGAGCCACGTCACTCGGAGGCACGTGCTGCCGCACTCTTCGAGAAGTACCGGGACCCCGAAGAGGACGCTGTGTTGGCCGAGGGAATCGTGCAGCTCTGCGACGACCTGGGCGTGAGGCCTGAGGAGTTTCGCGTCCTTCTCCTCGCGTGGAAGTTCGGTGCCCAGCAGATGTGCCGTTTTACAAGAGACGAGTTCCTTGGGGGCTGCCGCGCGCTTCGTGCAGACTCGGTGCCTGCTATCCAGGTGCGGTTCCCTGAACTTTTGGCCGAGGCCCGAGAACCGGCTCGGTTCCGCGACCTTTATCGCTTCACATTCCGTTTCGGGCTCGAGTCTGGCCAGCGCACACTGCCAACGGACATGGCGGCGCAGCTGTGGCGCCTTGTGTTTTCCCAGGAGCCACCGGCAGTGCTCGAGCGCTGGTTGGCATTCCTTGAGAGCCACCCCGAGGTGCGCGGCATCACGAGCGACACGTGGAACATGTTTTTGCACTTTGCTGAGACGGCGGGCCGCGACCTCAGCACATATGATGACTCCGAGGCGTGGCCCAGCCTGTTCGACGACTTTGTGGAGTATGAGAACGACCAGACGAACCAGAATGTGCTCCACCAGGTGAACAAGGGCGGCAGTGATGTGAAGGCTGAGTGA